A stretch of DNA from Streptomyces sp. NBC_01197:
AGCTCAGACATCAGCGATCACAGTACCAAATCAGGATGCGCAGCACCCCTGATAAATACAACGCAATCGAACATGATATTTCGGGCATTCAAAACCTCATCAAAACACTTGCCTTCGAACGCCTTCGAACTCGAAGTTCCCGAACGCCTCCATAAATCCCACCCGTACTCGGCCATCTGACCCACGACAGGGGCGGCCCCCGAGAGGATTCTTCAGTTCACACCCGGTCCACCTCCCCTTCGCCTGACACCCGGCAGCTCGCGCACCCAGCCCTCTCCCCCCAGACCTCACGCGCCCAGCACTCTCCCTCAGAAAAGGAGCCACACCATGCCGTACCTGGATAAATTAGGCGCGCGCACGGCGCGGCGATCGCGCCGGACCTCTTCAACCTGCCGCCACTCCGGGGGTAGCATTCCCATATTCTAAAGTCCTATAGAACTTGGGTGTGGTGAATGTGTCGTCCCAATCCCGAACCTCGGCTTTAACCACAGAGGCACTGGACGAGCCCACATCGCGCGGGCGGATGTGGTGGCTGCTGGCGGCGCTGATCGTGGTTTCCCTGAATCTGCGGGCCCCGATCTCGGCGGTATCGGCGCTCCTGACCCCCATCGCGTCCGATCTGGGCCTCTCCGGTCTGAGCCGGACAGGCCTGACCGTGCTGCCCACGGTCTGTCTCGCGCTCTTCGCCTTCGCCGGCCCCGCGCTGGTCCGCCGGATGGGCGAGGAACGCCTGGTGGCGACCGGCCTGGTCGTGCTGCTCGTCGGCAACCTGATCCGTACGGAGCGGAGCGAGGCCGGGCTCTTCCTCGGCACCCTGCTGGCGGTCGCCGCGATCGGGGCGATCAACGGCACCATCCCCGGTCTGATCAAGCGGAGGTTCAGCAGCCGGCTCGCGCCGGTGATGACCCTTTACACGATCGTCCTGACGCTGGGCGCGGCCGGCGCCTCGGCGCTCGCCCCCCGGCTGAGCGGCGGCGGGGGGACACACTGGCTGGCCTCGCTCGCCTGGATCACCGTCCCGGTGGCGGTCGTCGCCTGCGTGGCCTGGCTGCCCGTCCTGCGGCAGCGCGCCGCCGCCGCAGGACGACCCCGGATCCCCGCCGCGCTGTGGCGGGACGGACTGGCCTGGCAGGTCACCGCCTTCTTCGGATTCATGGGCCTGTCCTTCTACTTCGTCCTGGGCTGGCTGCCGACGATCTGCCACCAGCGGGGCATGACGCTCACCGAGGGCGGCCTCGTGCAGGCGGTCACCTCCCTGATCCAGGTGGCAGGCTCCCTCTCGATTCCGGTACTGATCCGACGGCTGCCCGACCAGCGGGGCATCGCGGTCGTCGTCGCCGTACTCAACGCCGGCGGGCTGATCGCGCTGGTACTGGCGCCGATCTCCGCCGGCGCGTGGGTCGCCGCGGTGCTGCTCGGCCTGTCCCAGGGAGCCGGGTTCGCGCTGGGGCTGACCTTCATCGGGCTGCGCGCCCAGGACGCCGACACGGCCGTCGGCCTCTCGGGCATGGCCCAGGGTGTCGGCTACCTCATCGCCATCCTGGGGCCGCTGGTCGGCGGGGTGCTGATCACCGCATCCGCCGGCCTCACAGCAGCGCTCGTCCTGCTGCTGGTCGTCACGGCCGGCGAGCTGGTCGCCGGCCTGGGCGCCGGGCGCAACCGCCACGTCCTCGAACCGGCCACGACCCGGTCCGGCACCACACGATAGGTCTGTCATGTCCGAGCTGAACACACAGAAGCTGAACACACATCAGCTGAGCGCCCCGATCTACGCGGAGCTGTCACGGGTCGGCAAGGTACTGGCCAGCCCCCTGCGGCTACGCCTGCTCGACCTGCTCGACGGGCGCGAACGCACCGTCGAACAGCTCTCCCAGGAGTCCGGCATCCCGTTCAAGAACACCTCGGCCCAGTTGCAGCAGCTCCGCTCGGCCCACCTGATCAACAGCCGGAAGGTCGGCACGCGCGTGCTGTACCG
This window harbors:
- a CDS encoding MFS transporter, producing the protein MVSLNLRAPISAVSALLTPIASDLGLSGLSRTGLTVLPTVCLALFAFAGPALVRRMGEERLVATGLVVLLVGNLIRTERSEAGLFLGTLLAVAAIGAINGTIPGLIKRRFSSRLAPVMTLYTIVLTLGAAGASALAPRLSGGGGTHWLASLAWITVPVAVVACVAWLPVLRQRAAAAGRPRIPAALWRDGLAWQVTAFFGFMGLSFYFVLGWLPTICHQRGMTLTEGGLVQAVTSLIQVAGSLSIPVLIRRLPDQRGIAVVVAVLNAGGLIALVLAPISAGAWVAAVLLGLSQGAGFALGLTFIGLRAQDADTAVGLSGMAQGVGYLIAILGPLVGGVLITASAGLTAALVLLLVVTAGELVAGLGAGRNRHVLEPATTRSGTTR